One region of Glycine max cultivar Williams 82 chromosome 9, Glycine_max_v4.0, whole genome shotgun sequence genomic DNA includes:
- the LOC102665425 gene encoding protein decapping 5, with the protein MDWQGPSRISSSSSHSLLQSSSRQPPSLAASLAVQNQMQNAETQVPIKGGWTALSDYGLPVSSAMASLVNQTHPPSLTSLKNSDSLDIPSLLSTKPPVSYSASMTFDGSNMPQFSSTLQDINSIQAQISGNICPDPRSIHPQHSVHRSAPSFVDSTSGSLPTAPSLLTPDQFAYPREQLLSLTHLNPTQKDMGSLTLTSSGSSALMPSPASQAPLLPLPTSVQKLPCTAPQYTEESDLEAINEKFKKNVVWGSFGKATTKIEGVDNASLPALQYTEEFDIEAINEKFKKNVVWGSFGKAITKIEGVEDNASLSLGDRECPGVIPNPKTGYKKDDFFDTISCNSSTGGSRSGPNLFSERMKQDTETSDSFQQRPNFTSGAGRGADFRGANNWGRGYGYNRRGRGPNFPF; encoded by the exons ATGGATTGGCAAGGACCCAGTCGGATATCTAGCAGTAGTTCTCATTCTCTGCTACAATCTAGTTCTCGTCAACCCCCATCACTGGCAGCATCCTTAGCTGTGCAGAATCAGATGCAAAATGCAGAAACTCAGGTACCTATAAAAGGGGGATGGACAGCTTTATCAGACTATGGTCTACCTGTATCTTCTGCCATGGCTTCTCTCGTAAATCAGACTCATCCACCTTCTCTTACCTCTTTAAAAAATTCTGATTCTCTTGATATTCCATCCCTTTTGTCTACTAAGCCACCTGTATCATATTCTGCATCCATGACTTTTGATGGATCAAACATGCCTCAGTTTTCTTCAACGCTCCAAGACATAAATTCTATTCAAGCTCAAATATCTGGAAACATTTGTCCTGACCCAAGGTCAATTCATCCTCAACATTCTGTCCATCGTTCAGCTCCTTCATTTGTTGATTCTACTTCAGGTTCCTTGCCAACAGCACCATCTTTATTAACCCCAGATCAATTTGCTTATCCTAGAGAACAGTTATTGTCTTTAACTCATTTGAATCCTACTCAGAAGGATATGGGTTCTCTGACTCTAACATCCTCTGGTTCCTCTGCATTAATGCCTTCTCCAGCATCTCAGGCACCACTGCTTCCACTACCAACTTCAGTGCAAAAG CTTCCATGCACAGCTCCACAATACACTGAAGAGTCTGATTTAGAGGCCATCAatgaaaagttcaaaaaaaatgtaGTATGGGGTTCTTTTGGAAAGGCAACCACAAAAATTGAGGGAGTGGATAATGCTTCTCTCCCAGCTCTACAATACACTGAAGAGTTTGATATTGAGGCCATCAatgaaaagttcaaaaaaaatgtaGTATGGGGTTCTTTTGGAAAGGCAATCACAAAAATAGAGGGAGTGGAGGATAATGCTTCTCTTAGTTTGGGTGACAGAGAATGTCCTGGGGTGATACCGAACCCTAAG ACTGGATACAAGAAAGATGACTTTTTTGATACAATTTCTTGCAACTCTTCGACTGGTGGATCAAGGAGTGGACCAAATCTTTTCTCTGAGAGAATGAAACAGGATACTGAG ACATCTGACAGTTTCCAGCAGAGGCCTAATTTTACTTCTGGTGCTGGACGGGGTGCGGATTTCAGGGGCGCAAATAATTGGGGAAGGGGTTATGGCTACAATAGGAGAGGGCGTGGTCCAAACTTTCCTTTTTAG